A region of the Microcystis aeruginosa FD4 genome:
AAAAAATAGCCGAAAATACCTTTACCTTACGCTGTTTGGATTGGGACCGCGATCGCTTTGATATCGAATTTGGTTTAGAAAACGGTACCACTTATAACTCTTTTGTTATTCAAGGGGAAAAAACCGCCCTAATTGATACATCTCACCGCAAATTCGATCGCCTTTATCTGGATGAATTAACTAAACTAATCAACATCAATCATCTTGATTATTTAATTATCAGTCACACCGAACCCGACCACAGTGGTTTAGTCAAAGAAGTTTTAGAATTAGTCCCAGAAGTTACCGTGGTGGGGGCAAAAGTTGCCATGCAATTCCTCGAAAACATGGTACACAGACCCTTTAAACAGTTAATCGTTAAAAGTGGTGATACTTTAGATTTAGGTAATGGTCATGTCTTAGAATTTGTTTCGGCCCCTAATCTTCATTGGCCTGATACTATCTTCACTTTTGATGCTAAAACTGCCACCCTTTTTACCTGTGATGCCTTCGGAATGCACTTTTGCGATGATCAAACCTATGATCGAGAAAAAGAGCTGCTAGAAGCCGATTTTCAAACCTATTATGACTGTCTGATGCGACCGAATGCTCGTTCGGTTTTAGGGGCAATTAAAAGAATCGAGAAATTTGAGATTAATCTCATTGCCACTGGTCACGGTCCCCTATTAAAACACCATATTTCTGATTGGGTGGGACGCTATCAAACTTGGAGTCAAGAACAAACTTCTGCCGATACTTTAGTGGCTGTATTCTTTACCCAAGATTACGGACAAAGCGAACATTTAGCTACTATGATCAGTCAGGGGTTGACTAAAACTGATGTGGTGACAGAATTAGTCGATATGAATAATGCTGATCCCCACGAAGTCAGAGAATTAATCAATCAATCGAAGGGAGTTGTCATCGGAATGCCTCCCCAATCTTCCCTGATTAACCAGACGATTTTAAGCACGATTCTTGCTTCAGTCAATGGCAAACAAGCAGTAGGATTATTTGAGTCAGGAGGTGGGGAAGATGAACCAATTTTTCCCTTAAGAAATAAATTACAGGAAATGGTCGCGATCGAAGCTTTTCCTCCTCTTTTAGTTAAAGACAATCCCAGTCAATCCCTCGATTTTATTGCCGATGAAGCAGGAACCGACCTCGGCCAATGGTTAAGCCGAGAAAAAACGATTAAACAAATTAAGTCGATTAACAACGACTTAGAAAAAGCTCTAGGACGTATTAGCACCGGATTATACCTAATTACTTCACAAAAAGCTGATTTATCTAGCGCCATGATTGCCTCTTGGGTGACACAAGCAAGTTTAAATCCTTTAGGTGTGGCGATTGCAGTGGCTAAAGATCGGGCAATGGTATCCTTTTTACAGCCTAGCGATACCTTTGTTTTAAATGTTTTGGCTGAGGATAATTATCAGAAATTAATGAAACATTTCCTCAAGCGTTTCTCTCCCGGTGCCAATCGTTTTGAAGGCATTAAAACCTATACTGCTAACAATGGATCACCAATTTTAGCCGATGCCTTAGCTTACATAGAATGTGAAGTCACCAGTCGTTTAGATTGCGGCGATCATTGGGTAGTTTATTGTACCGTTAATACCGGACGAGTTGCCCGTTTAGATACCTTAACTGCTGTCCATCATCGCAAAGTTGGCAATCATTATTAACAGTTACCAGTTATCAGTTAACAGTTATCAGTTATCAGTTATCAGTTATCAGATGTGAGTTATCAGATGTGAGTTTTCATGGGATAGTGTTAAGTAGGAAGTTACCGCTTTATTTTCACTGATTACTGTTTACTGCTCACTGATAACTGAAACATCCAATTCTATCAATCTTAGGAGCAATAAAATGTACGAACCAATTAAAAAACCTTCCCCAATGATGGTGAGAGTAGTGCAAGTCTTAGAAATGATTCAAGATTTAATTGTCATTTCTCTCTGTATTGGTTTATTTAGCTTCATGGTGTTAGAAGTCAGAGAAATGTTTATGTCTCTGCTGCCACCGATTCAATTTCGGATTGTTACCGCCGATATTTTATTCCTCTTAATTCTGGTAGAATTGTTCCGATTGTTAATTATTTATTTGCAAGAAAAACGAGTTTCTATCGGTGTTGCCGTGGAAGTTTCTATCGTCTCGGTTTTGCGAGAATTAATTGTCAGAGGAGTCCTAGAAACTAATTGGACACAAGTATTAGCAGCCTGTGCTTTTCTAATAGTTCTCGGTGCCTTAATGGTGTTAAGAGTTTGGCTTCCTCCCACCTTTGAAGGTATCGATCCCGAACAAAAAGTTTCTGAGCGTTATCGTCAACATTTAGTTAAAGACTTAACTGAAATAAACAGCAAAACTTAATCAGTTATCAGTTATCAGTTATCAGTTAGAAGGGGATAGGTAAATGGGGGAATAGGGTAATGGGGAGATAGAGTAATTTCCACTAAAACCCTAAAACCTCACTCCCCCAACACCCCACACCCCACACCCCACACCGAACAACTAATAACCAAATTAACAACTATGACCACTACTACCTTAATTCCCAATCCTGCTATTAATAATCGCTCCCGCGATGTTCAAACCGCAGAAATAGCCGATCAAACTTGGGTTTTTCGCTCCCGTACTTGGGACAGATTAAAATTTGAAATAGAATATGCTCGTCAACGGGGAACCACCGCTAATTCCTATCTGATCCGTGGTGATCAAACCGCCTTAATTGATCCTCCCGGAGAATCATTCACCGAAATTTATTTAGAAGAAATTCGTCAATATATCTCCTTACATCGTCTCGATTATCTGATTCTCAGTCACGTTAATCCCAACCGTATTGTCACTTTAAAGGCATTATTAGCCGAAACCCATCAAATCACCATCCTCTGTTCTAAATCTGCCGTCAATACCCTTAAAAATGCCTTGCCCGCCGCACAAATTTTGGGCATACGAACCGATGAAATTATTGATTTAGGGCAAGGTCATCAACTAAGCTTTATTAATGTCCCTACGCCACGCTGGCCTGATGGTATCTGCACTTTTGACCAAAAAACCCAAATTTTATACAGCGATAAATTCTTTAGTGTGCATCTGTGCGGTGACGATATTTGGGATAAAAATTGGAAAGAATTAGACGCAGATCGTCGTTAT
Encoded here:
- a CDS encoding diflavin flavoprotein, whose protein sequence is MVALITPKPAKTSRLTTQIQKIAENTFTLRCLDWDRDRFDIEFGLENGTTYNSFVIQGEKTALIDTSHRKFDRLYLDELTKLININHLDYLIISHTEPDHSGLVKEVLELVPEVTVVGAKVAMQFLENMVHRPFKQLIVKSGDTLDLGNGHVLEFVSAPNLHWPDTIFTFDAKTATLFTCDAFGMHFCDDQTYDREKELLEADFQTYYDCLMRPNARSVLGAIKRIEKFEINLIATGHGPLLKHHISDWVGRYQTWSQEQTSADTLVAVFFTQDYGQSEHLATMISQGLTKTDVVTELVDMNNADPHEVRELINQSKGVVIGMPPQSSLINQTILSTILASVNGKQAVGLFESGGGEDEPIFPLRNKLQEMVAIEAFPPLLVKDNPSQSLDFIADEAGTDLGQWLSREKTIKQIKSINNDLEKALGRISTGLYLITSQKADLSSAMIASWVTQASLNPLGVAIAVAKDRAMVSFLQPSDTFVLNVLAEDNYQKLMKHFLKRFSPGANRFEGIKTYTANNGSPILADALAYIECEVTSRLDCGDHWVVYCTVNTGRVARLDTLTAVHHRKVGNHY
- a CDS encoding phosphate-starvation-inducible PsiE family protein, which produces MYEPIKKPSPMMVRVVQVLEMIQDLIVISLCIGLFSFMVLEVREMFMSLLPPIQFRIVTADILFLLILVELFRLLIIYLQEKRVSIGVAVEVSIVSVLRELIVRGVLETNWTQVLAACAFLIVLGALMVLRVWLPPTFEGIDPEQKVSERYRQHLVKDLTEINSKT